From the genome of bacterium, one region includes:
- a CDS encoding response regulator yields the protein MSDLVRVMMIDDSESDVFLIHEILHKSLDAYFEVESYPTLGEGLKHLAETRFDIVLLDLTLPDSRGIDTFHRMSQAYPLLPVIVMSGLDDHDTVQTIIESGAQDYLVKGEISSTLLKRSILNALRRKRAEEELKLFRKAIDAMQLGVVITDGKGEILYSNPSAADILGFSTTEMIGQPLGQLTPDAHRFREDKYFDTSFRRKDGTSVQVKILADPISFSSDPSRLVFAILELK from the coding sequence ATGTCTGATCTTGTTCGAGTGATGATGATCGATGACAGCGAAAGCGATGTGTTTCTGATCCATGAGATTTTGCACAAGAGTCTGGATGCGTATTTCGAGGTGGAATCGTATCCCACGCTGGGAGAAGGGCTGAAACATCTTGCTGAAACGCGGTTCGATATCGTCCTGCTCGACCTCACTCTGCCGGACTCCCGCGGGATTGATACTTTTCACAGAATGTCCCAGGCGTATCCGCTTCTTCCGGTCATCGTTATGAGTGGCTTGGATGATCATGACACGGTTCAGACGATTATTGAAAGCGGAGCGCAGGACTATCTAGTCAAAGGAGAGATCAGCTCAACGTTGTTGAAACGCTCCATCCTGAATGCGCTTCGGCGGAAACGAGCTGAAGAAGAATTGAAGCTATTTCGAAAAGCAATTGATGCGATGCAATTGGGCGTTGTCATTACGGACGGAAAAGGCGAGATCCTTTACAGCAATCCCTCCGCTGCTGATATCCTTGGATTTTCAACAACCGAAATGATCGGACAACCCCTGGGCCAACTTACTCCCGATGCTCATCGTTTTCGTGAAGACAAATATTTTGATACTTCTTTTCGTCGTAAGGACGGCACCAGCGTGCAGGTGAAAATTCTGGCTGATCCGATCTCGTTTTCCTCTGATCCGTCGAGGTTAGTGTTTGCCATCCTTGAATTGAAATGA